One Leopardus geoffroyi isolate Oge1 chromosome C1, O.geoffroyi_Oge1_pat1.0, whole genome shotgun sequence DNA segment encodes these proteins:
- the HES4 gene encoding transcription factor HES-4 isoform X2, with protein sequence MEKRRRARINESLAQLKTLVLDAFRKDSSRHSKLEKADILEMTVRHLQSLRRVQVTAALGADPAVLGKYRAGFNECLEEVNRFLAGCEGVPADVRSRLLGHLAACLRQLGPSRRPVPPAQFYGCPPLAAFDGPFFPLPRPGSVLALRLPPGLTGAPLAAPRAGLQGRGAPWRPWLR encoded by the exons ATGGAGAAGCGGCGCCGAGCGCGCATCAACGAAAGCCTCGCGCAGCTCAAGACCCTCGTCCTGGATGCCTTCAGGAAGGAT AGCTCCCGCCATTCGAAGCTGGAGAAAGCGGACATCCTGGAGATGACCGTGAGGCACTTGCAAAGCCTGCGACGCGTACAGGTGACAG CCGCGCTCGGCGCTGACCCCGCCGTCCTGGGCAAGTACCGCGCCGGCTTCAACGAGTGTCTGGAGGAGGTGAATCGCTTCTTGGCCGGCTGCGAGGGCGTCCCGGCTGACGTGCGTTCTCGCCTGCTGGGCCACCTGGCGGCCTGCCTGCGCCAGCTGGGGCCCTCGCGCCGCCCCGTCCCCCCGGCCCAGTTCTACGGCTGCCCGCCGCTCGCGGCCTTCGACGGTCCCTTCTTCCCCCTGCCGCGCCCCGGGTCGGTCTTGGCGCTGCGGCTCCCGCCAGGCCTGACCGGGGCGCCCCTCGCCGCCCCCAGGGCTGGCCTGCAGGGCCGGGGCGCGCCTTGGAGGCCGTGGCTGCGGTGA
- the HES4 gene encoding transcription factor HES-4 isoform X1, with protein sequence MPAETPGKPRASPPAGAPAKPRSAAEHRKSSKPVMEKRRRARINESLAQLKTLVLDAFRKDSSRHSKLEKADILEMTVRHLQSLRRVQVTAALGADPAVLGKYRAGFNECLEEVNRFLAGCEGVPADVRSRLLGHLAACLRQLGPSRRPVPPAQFYGCPPLAAFDGPFFPLPRPGSVLALRLPPGLTGAPLAAPRAGLQGRGAPWRPWLR encoded by the exons ATGCCCGCGGAGACCCCGGGGAAGCCGAGAGCCTCGCCGCCGGCCGGAGCGCCGGCTAAGCCCCGGAGCGCGGCGGAACACCGAAAG TCCTCCAAGCCGGTCATGGAGAAGCGGCGCCGAGCGCGCATCAACGAAAGCCTCGCGCAGCTCAAGACCCTCGTCCTGGATGCCTTCAGGAAGGAT AGCTCCCGCCATTCGAAGCTGGAGAAAGCGGACATCCTGGAGATGACCGTGAGGCACTTGCAAAGCCTGCGACGCGTACAGGTGACAG CCGCGCTCGGCGCTGACCCCGCCGTCCTGGGCAAGTACCGCGCCGGCTTCAACGAGTGTCTGGAGGAGGTGAATCGCTTCTTGGCCGGCTGCGAGGGCGTCCCGGCTGACGTGCGTTCTCGCCTGCTGGGCCACCTGGCGGCCTGCCTGCGCCAGCTGGGGCCCTCGCGCCGCCCCGTCCCCCCGGCCCAGTTCTACGGCTGCCCGCCGCTCGCGGCCTTCGACGGTCCCTTCTTCCCCCTGCCGCGCCCCGGGTCGGTCTTGGCGCTGCGGCTCCCGCCAGGCCTGACCGGGGCGCCCCTCGCCGCCCCCAGGGCTGGCCTGCAGGGCCGGGGCGCGCCTTGGAGGCCGTGGCTGCGGTGA
- the ISG15 gene encoding ubiquitin-like protein ISG15, which yields MGGDLKVKMLGGEEFLVPLRDNMLASELKQQIAQKTGVPAFQQRLATHPAGTVLRDGVPLLSQGLSPGSTVLLVVQSCKDPLSILVRNHRGRTIAYEVRLTQTVAELKQQICRQEHVQADLFWLNFEGKPMEDQHRLGEYELTPQCTLVMNLRLRGG from the exons ATG GGTGGGGACCTGAAGGTGAAAATGCTGGGGGGTGAGGAGTTCCTGGTGCCCCTGAGAGACAACATGCTGGCGTCGGAGCTGAAGCAGCAGATCGCCCAGAAAACTGGCGTGCCCGCATTCCAGCAGAGACTGGCCACCCACCCTGCCGGCACAGTGCTGCGCGATGGGGTTCCCCTCCTCAGCCAGGGCCTGAGCCCCGGCAGCACGGTcctgctggtggtgcagagctgCAAGGACCCCCTGAGCATCCTGGTGAGGAACCACAGGGGTCGCACCATTGCCTACGAGGTCCGGCTGACGCAGACGGTGGCTGAGCTCAAGCAGCAGATATGCCGGCAGGAGCATGTGCAGGCCGACCTGTTCTGGCTGAACTTCGAGGGGAAGCCCATGGAGGACCAGCACCGGCTTGGGGAGTATGAACTCACACCCCAGTGCACTCTGGTCATGAATTTGCGCCTGCGGGGTGGGTGA